From a region of the Helianthus annuus cultivar XRQ/B chromosome 5, HanXRQr2.0-SUNRISE, whole genome shotgun sequence genome:
- the LOC118492542 gene encoding uncharacterized protein LOC118492542 has translation MADYFVENPKFSEDTFRHRFRMSKSLFLKIVSDVEAYDEWFQEGLDGRMKKSFTPLQKVTSAIKQLATGNPPDEGDEYLNMSERTSRECLEYFCETVCKRYGGEFLRRPTSHDIALLYQAHEDRHHLPGMLGSLDCTHFVWRMCPTELRGQYMRGDHQYPTVMLEAVASQDLWIWHAFCGPAGSQNDINVLQQSPLFLAQRNGTAPNCPFQVNNHLYKRGYYLTDGIYPTWSVFVKSFPYPHDPNEKKIQEATRGRKKRCGTGVWCVKVEVGNTKSSNAFENGEKNKVHRVYVPYFTQHDYKRRRKGDSTGSYSRSSSRTRLR, from the exons atggccgattatttcgttgaaaatccaaaatttagtgaagatacttttcgtcacaggtttcgtatgtccaagtcgttgttcctaaaaattgttagtgacgtggaagcgtatGACGAGTGGTTTCAAGAAGGCTTAGACGGTAGAATGAAGAAAAGCTTTACACCATTACAAAAGGTTACTTCGgcaattaaacaacttgcaaccggtaacccaccagacgagggggacgagtatttaaatatgtctgaaaggacctctcgtgagtgccttgaatatttctgcgagacggtatgtaaaag gtatggcggtgaattcctacgtagaccaacgagccacgacatcgcgctattgtatcaggctcatgaggatAGGCATCACCTACCTGGCATGTTAGGGAGTCTCGATTGTACACACTTTgtctggagaatgtgccccacagaattgcgtggacaatacatgagaggcgatcatcaatacccgacggttatgttagaagcggtagcgtctcaagatttgtggatttggcatgctttttgtgggccagcgggttcacaaaacgatatcaacgtgctgcaacaatctccgttatttcttgctcaacgaaatggaacggcgccaaattgtccatttcaagtgaacaaccatttatacaaacgcgggtattatcttactgatgggatctaccctacttggtccgtgtttgtgaagtcttttccatatccacacgacccgaacgaaaaaaaaattcaagaggcaacacgaggccgcaagaaaagatgtggaacgggcgtttggtgtgttaaagtcgaagtggggaatactaaatcgtccaatgcgttcgaaaacggtgaaaaaaataaggtccatcgtgtatacgtgccttattttacacaacatgattataaaagacgacggaagggcgatagcaccggttcatattcaagatcctccagtcgaacccgtcttcgatga